A section of the Malus sylvestris chromosome 17, drMalSylv7.2, whole genome shotgun sequence genome encodes:
- the LOC126612389 gene encoding NEDD8-conjugating enzyme Ubc12-like isoform X2, translated as MIRLFKVKEKQKETAENAKENGLVKKQSAGELRLHRDISELNMPEECKISFPKGKDDLMDFEITITPYRGYYMGGGFVFTFKVPAVYPHEPPKVKCKTKIYHLNIDLEGNT; from the exons ATGATCAGATTGTTTAAAgtgaaagaaaagcaaaaggaaacagCTGAAAACgcaaaagagaatggtctcgtaAAGAAGCAAAGTGCAGGAGAATTGCGTCTTCATAGAG ATATAAGTGAGTTGAACATGCCAGAAGAATGCAAGATTTCATTCCCCAAAGGAAAGgatgatttgatggactttgaGATTACCATTACACCTTATCGGGGATATTATAT GGGTGGTGGGTTTGTCTTCACGTTTAAAGTTCCCGCAGTCTACCCTCATGAGCCTCCGAAGGTCAAGTGCAAAACCAAG ATCTACCATCTCAACATCGACTTAGAAGGAAACACTTGA
- the LOC126612389 gene encoding NEDD8-conjugating enzyme Ubc12-like isoform X1 has translation MIRLFKVKEKQKETAENAKENGLVKKQSAGELRLHRDISELNMPEECKISFPKGKDDLMDFEITITPYRGYYMGGGFVFTFKVPAVYPHEPPKVKCKTKEPNIDLEAGAVAEPKSNSSQQLLRCSDKSGEKLSR, from the exons ATGATCAGATTGTTTAAAgtgaaagaaaagcaaaaggaaacagCTGAAAACgcaaaagagaatggtctcgtaAAGAAGCAAAGTGCAGGAGAATTGCGTCTTCATAGAG ATATAAGTGAGTTGAACATGCCAGAAGAATGCAAGATTTCATTCCCCAAAGGAAAGgatgatttgatggactttgaGATTACCATTACACCTTATCGGGGATATTATAT GGGTGGTGGGTTTGTCTTCACGTTTAAAGTTCCCGCAGTCTACCCTCATGAGCCTCCGAAGGTCAAGTGCAAAACCAAG GAACCTAACATCGACTTAGAAGCGGGAGCTGTTGCTGAACCGAAATCAAATTCATCACA GCAGTTGTTGCGATGCTCAGACAAAAGCGGTGAAAAATTATCAAGGTGA